From the bacterium genome, the window CGGGCACCTGATGGTTGTCCCGCTTCGGCACGTGCAGCACATGGATGAATTGACGCCCGAGGAGGGGGCCGAAATGTTCCGCCTGGCGCAGAAGGTCGTGGCGGTCCTTCGGGAGAAACTGGGCGCGCACGGCTTCAACGTAGGCTTCAACCTGGGGAAGGCCGCCGGCGCCGGCATTGACGAGCATCTTCACATGCACATCGTTCCCCGCTGGGAGGGCGATCACAATTTCATGCCGATCCTGGGGGAGGTTCGTGTGATTCCCGAGCATCTTGAAGAGACGTACCGCCATCTTCAGGGTGCCTTTCGCGGGTAGGCGAGGTACGAGGTATTTATGGGACTTATCCGGTTACTTCTGGGACTGGCGGCTGCCCTGGCCATCGTGAGCTTCGGCGTGAAAAACATGGAGGTAGTGAGGGTTTCCTACTTCAAGATGGGGACCTATACGCTGCCGCTTTTCTATCTGCTCATGGGGTTCTTCGTCCTCGGCTTTCTGTTGGCGTGGCTGGGCGGCCTCTTCCATCGGGTGAAGTCCTTCCGCACGGTGCGCCGCTACCGCCGCCAGAACCGCCTTCTGGAAAACGAGCTGGAGCGCGTCCACCGCCAGGAGAGGCAGCTTCTGCTCGAGGAGGGCGGCAGCCGGGAGGCGCCCGCGGCGGCCGCCCCGCCCGGAGCGGGAGATTCCGCCACTTCCGAATAAGAGAGTCAGGAGATGCCGTCTCCAGTTGAAAGCCGCATCGCCGAAGAAGCTGCGCGCCAGAAAGCATCTTTGCGCCTCCAGAGCCGCCATCAGAAGGCCACCCCGGCCATGCGGCAGTA encodes:
- a CDS encoding LapA family protein, with amino-acid sequence MGLIRLLLGLAAALAIVSFGVKNMEVVRVSYFKMGTYTLPLFYLLMGFFVLGFLLAWLGGLFHRVKSFRTVRRYRRQNRLLENELERVHRQERQLLLEEGGSREAPAAAAPPGAGDSATSE
- a CDS encoding HIT domain-containing protein, yielding MKRLWAPWRMDFILGKSEGQKGGGPAPCVLCSLLRKADGPENLVLFRGEVSYVIMNKYPYTNGHLMVVPLRHVQHMDELTPEEGAEMFRLAQKVVAVLREKLGAHGFNVGFNLGKAAGAGIDEHLHMHIVPRWEGDHNFMPILGEVRVIPEHLEETYRHLQGAFRG